In bacterium, a single window of DNA contains:
- the nirB gene encoding nitrite reductase large subunit NirB encodes MTERIVVVGNGMVGHRFCEELLERDGEGRFQLTVIAEEPRPAYDRVGLSAFFDGKTAEDLALATPEWYAEQGVELLLDDAVHEIDREARQVRCVSGTVRPYDRLVLATGSIPFIPPIPGTEKEGVFVYRTIEDLEAMAAWAAREETTRAAVIGGGLLGLEAAKAAVDMGLETHVLEHGGRLMPRQVDDSGGRLLRRAIESLGVFVHVESGAQEVRGGDAVGSLVLPGDRELDVDMVIISAGIKARDDLARSCGLTVGERGGVLVDRGLVTDDEHIFAIGECALHEGTIYGLVAPGYDMARILAQRFTGEDVEFEGADLSTKLKLLGVDVASFGDPFADEEGVAARKVVIEDSVAGVYQKLVVSADGERLLGGILVGDASPYMSLLQATRSQAPVPPRPHQLLTGVPDAASDATDLPDEAQICSCNNVDKGDIVAAIRDQELTTLPELKACTKAGTGCGGCLPIVKNVLEAELERAGITVDRSLCEHFAYSRQELFQIIKINRLESFDAVLVNHGTGSGCEVCRPAVASILASTWNDPILNHANIQDTNDRFLANIQRGGTYSVIPRVPGGEITPEKLVVLGEVAKKYDLYCKITGGQRIDLLGARVDQLPGIWRELVEAGFESGHAYGKALRTVKSCVGSSWCRFGVQDSTGFAIRVEERYRGIRAPHKVKSAVSGCVRECAEAQSKDFGLIATENGWNLYLNGNGGSTPRHADLFATDLSEDEAIQLIDRWFMYYIHTANPLERTARWFERLEGGLPELQAILVEDKLGICESLEKDMAALVATYQCEWKGVVEDPERQKMFTHFANEDGPDPSLRFIEERGQKRPEDWKTEEAPAEEESNAAAVPEDEWTWVPLGDADTIPRDSGRAMRAPGGQLAVFHHAGRDAYYATENRCPHQGDMVLARGLVGSDGEEPKVACPLHKKTFSLQNGKGLSDPNFCVDTYPVEVRDDVLFVKLPPALAEEPPS; translated from the coding sequence GTGACCGAGAGAATCGTCGTCGTTGGCAATGGAATGGTGGGGCATCGCTTCTGCGAGGAGCTGCTCGAACGAGACGGTGAGGGTCGCTTCCAGCTGACCGTGATCGCCGAAGAGCCTCGCCCCGCCTATGACCGCGTCGGCTTGAGCGCGTTCTTCGACGGCAAGACGGCCGAGGACCTCGCCCTCGCGACCCCCGAGTGGTACGCGGAGCAGGGCGTCGAGCTCCTCCTCGACGACGCGGTCCACGAGATCGACCGTGAGGCCCGTCAGGTCCGATGCGTTTCGGGCACGGTCCGCCCCTACGACCGGCTCGTGCTCGCCACCGGCTCCATCCCCTTCATTCCTCCGATTCCGGGCACGGAGAAGGAGGGCGTCTTCGTCTACCGCACGATCGAGGATCTCGAGGCGATGGCCGCGTGGGCAGCGCGTGAGGAGACGACCCGGGCCGCCGTGATCGGGGGTGGGCTGCTCGGCCTCGAGGCGGCCAAGGCAGCGGTGGACATGGGTCTCGAGACCCATGTCCTCGAACACGGGGGCCGCCTGATGCCGCGCCAGGTCGACGATTCCGGCGGTCGATTGCTGCGCCGGGCGATCGAATCCCTCGGCGTCTTCGTCCACGTCGAGAGTGGCGCTCAGGAAGTCCGGGGTGGCGACGCGGTCGGCTCGCTGGTCCTGCCGGGAGATCGCGAGCTCGACGTCGACATGGTGATCATCTCCGCGGGGATCAAGGCGCGGGACGACCTCGCCCGTTCCTGTGGCCTGACCGTCGGAGAGCGAGGGGGTGTCCTCGTCGATCGGGGGCTCGTGACGGACGACGAGCACATCTTCGCGATCGGCGAGTGTGCGCTCCACGAGGGCACGATCTACGGGCTCGTCGCGCCGGGCTACGACATGGCGCGCATCCTCGCGCAACGCTTCACCGGCGAAGACGTCGAGTTCGAGGGCGCCGACCTCTCGACGAAGCTCAAGCTGCTCGGCGTCGACGTGGCGAGCTTCGGCGATCCCTTCGCGGACGAGGAGGGCGTCGCTGCGCGCAAGGTCGTGATCGAGGACTCGGTCGCGGGTGTCTATCAGAAGCTCGTCGTGAGCGCGGATGGCGAGCGTCTCCTCGGCGGCATCCTGGTGGGCGATGCCAGTCCCTACATGAGTCTCCTCCAGGCGACTCGGAGCCAGGCGCCGGTCCCGCCCCGCCCGCATCAGCTCCTGACCGGCGTCCCGGACGCAGCCTCCGACGCGACCGATCTCCCGGACGAAGCCCAGATCTGTTCGTGCAACAACGTCGACAAGGGCGACATCGTCGCGGCGATCCGGGATCAGGAGCTGACCACGCTGCCCGAGCTCAAGGCCTGCACGAAGGCCGGGACGGGCTGCGGCGGCTGTCTGCCGATCGTGAAGAACGTGCTCGAGGCCGAGCTCGAGCGCGCCGGGATCACCGTCGACAGGAGCCTCTGCGAGCACTTCGCCTACTCGCGGCAGGAGCTCTTCCAGATCATCAAGATCAATCGGCTCGAGTCCTTCGACGCGGTCCTCGTGAATCATGGAACGGGAAGTGGCTGCGAAGTGTGTCGGCCGGCGGTGGCGTCGATCCTGGCGAGCACCTGGAACGACCCGATCCTGAACCACGCGAACATCCAGGACACGAACGATCGCTTCCTGGCGAACATCCAGCGAGGCGGGACCTACAGCGTGATCCCACGCGTACCCGGCGGCGAGATCACGCCCGAGAAGCTCGTCGTCCTCGGCGAGGTGGCCAAGAAGTACGACCTCTACTGCAAGATCACCGGCGGTCAGCGGATCGACCTGCTCGGAGCGCGCGTCGATCAGCTTCCCGGGATCTGGCGCGAGCTCGTCGAGGCCGGGTTCGAGAGTGGTCATGCCTATGGCAAGGCGCTCCGAACGGTGAAGAGCTGCGTCGGATCGTCGTGGTGCCGCTTCGGCGTCCAGGACTCGACGGGCTTCGCGATCCGCGTCGAGGAGCGCTACCGCGGGATCCGCGCGCCACACAAGGTGAAGAGCGCTGTCTCCGGGTGCGTGCGTGAGTGTGCCGAGGCCCAGAGCAAGGACTTCGGTCTGATCGCGACGGAGAACGGCTGGAACCTCTACCTCAACGGCAACGGGGGATCGACGCCGCGGCACGCGGACCTCTTCGCCACCGACCTGAGCGAGGACGAGGCCATCCAGCTGATCGATCGCTGGTTCATGTACTACATCCACACCGCCAATCCGCTCGAGCGGACGGCCCGCTGGTTCGAGCGACTCGAGGGGGGGCTTCCCGAGCTCCAGGCGATCCTGGTCGAGGACAAGCTGGGAATCTGCGAGAGCCTCGAGAAGGACATGGCGGCGCTCGTCGCGACCTATCAGTGCGAGTGGAAGGGCGTCGTCGAAGACCCCGAGCGCCAGAAGATGTTCACGCACTTCGCGAACGAGGACGGACCCGATCCGTCGCTTCGCTTCATCGAGGAGCGCGGTCAGAAGCGACCCGAGGACTGGAAGACCGAGGAAGCGCCGGCCGAGGAAGAGTCGAACGCGGCCGCCGTGCCCGAGGACGAGTGGACGTGGGTTCCGCTCGGAGACGCGGACACGATTCCGCGCGACTCCGGACGCGCCATGCGGGCCCCGGGCGGCCAGCTCGCGGTCTTCCACCACGCCGGGCGCGACGCCTACTACGCGACGGAGAACCGCTGTCCGCATCAGGGGGACATGGTCCTCGCGCGTGGTCTCGTCGGCTCGGACGGGGAAGAGCCGAAGGTCGCCTGCCCGCTCCACAAGAAGACGTTCTCGCTCCAGAACGGCAAGGGGCTGTCGGATCCGAACTTCTGCGTGGACACGTATCCGGTCGAGGTACGGGACGACGTCCTCTTCGTGAAGCTGCCGCCCGCCCTGGCCGAGGAACCCCCGTCGTGA
- a CDS encoding globin domain-containing protein, which yields MFTDREIELVRETWSKASADPDAAAALFYGKLFETAPAVKPLFTGDMKDQGRKLMQMIGIAVNNMDKIDEIVPALIELGERHDDYGAEEDHYPVVGEVLIDTLSTALGDEFTDEAELAWAHTYTAVSSVMLSR from the coding sequence ATGTTCACCGACCGAGAGATCGAACTCGTACGCGAGACCTGGAGCAAGGCCTCCGCGGACCCCGATGCGGCGGCCGCGCTCTTCTACGGGAAGCTCTTCGAAACGGCCCCCGCCGTGAAGCCCCTGTTCACGGGCGACATGAAGGACCAGGGGCGAAAGCTCATGCAGATGATCGGCATCGCCGTGAACAACATGGACAAGATCGACGAGATCGTGCCGGCCCTGATCGAGCTCGGAGAGCGCCACGACGACTACGGCGCCGAAGAGGATCACTATCCCGTCGTCGGAGAAGTGCTGATCGACACTTTGAGCACCGCGCTGGGCGACGAGTTCACCGACGAGGCGGAGCTCGCCTGGGCCCACACCTACACCGCGGTGTCCTCGGTGATGTTGTCACGGTGA
- a CDS encoding DUF3365 domain-containing protein yields the protein MKSVSKTIARATLTACLGLTACQPPAEGGGGGIEPKLMADALHAVMESDRTVYTRNVVNRLAKEQQVIAASEHWKDEPALPLPAQMFRMGAEMVAEKDVGFTYSLLSMWPINKQNTPRTDVEIAGLEFVASNEGQNFYAEETLGGQKYFTAVYADTAVAPACVSCHNEHKDTPKTDFALGDVMGGVVLRIPVGS from the coding sequence ATGAAGTCGGTTTCGAAGACGATCGCCCGGGCGACGCTCACCGCGTGCCTCGGGCTCACGGCCTGTCAGCCCCCCGCGGAAGGCGGCGGCGGCGGGATCGAACCCAAGCTGATGGCAGACGCGCTGCACGCCGTCATGGAGTCCGACCGCACGGTCTACACGCGGAACGTCGTGAACCGCCTGGCGAAGGAACAGCAGGTGATCGCGGCGAGCGAACACTGGAAGGACGAGCCCGCCCTCCCGCTCCCGGCCCAGATGTTCCGCATGGGCGCCGAGATGGTCGCCGAGAAGGACGTCGGCTTCACGTACTCGCTGCTCTCGATGTGGCCCATCAACAAGCAGAACACCCCGCGTACCGACGTCGAGATCGCAGGGCTCGAGTTCGTGGCCTCGAACGAGGGACAGAACTTCTACGCCGAAGAGACCCTCGGCGGTCAGAAATACTTCACGGCGGTCTACGCCGATACGGCCGTCGCGCCGGCCTGCGTCTCCTGTCACAACGAACACAAGGACACGCCGAAGACGGACTTCGCCCTCGGCGACGTCATGGGCGG
- a CDS encoding FAD-dependent oxidoreductase, which produces MWRRSEKKRGTRKPHAPVERESLVVVGGGMTAFHFIESLISRSAAEYLEITLITEEASPPYDRIHLERVVAGGLTPVFREADWYASRDVRLVLKDRVTRVDRAEAHVETESGERIPYDHLVLATGSRAFLPPVEGSEHPDVMTYRDAGDAERIAHEARRASHVTIIGGGLLGLELAHGVREKDCEVDVVEMAPRLLPKQLDVDGAAILEGKIRSLGIGLRLFTGTNRITETDDGLAVELGSGETLQTDLVVFAVGTRPRDELAREADLECHSGGGVQVDDELRTKDPKIFAIGEVARHEGRLFGFVAPCYAMAGALAERFGSGTGSFVGGTASARLKVPGVEVAAVGESLADGTLVRELVWKSKDSYRRLVLRNGRLVGAIAVGPSSEFPDLQEAIARDAKVTMAQERRFLERGKLFRGENARPIETWHDEAIVCTCTGVDCGTLREAWTDGCHSSAMLMEATGAGSGCGSCQPILAELAGEVSVGRRVGAGSALAWIAGASLTAIALGTWLGPVPMSTSVLDTPEIDFLWRDGFWKQASGYALVAVMAVAFLLPLRDRIPVLKRSTVRSARILHTSVGLATILLGAVHTGLRLGANLNAMLMSAVLGLLVLGTFSAFATSLEHRLPPQLGSVLRRGWRGAHVALVWPLPLLLCFHVLAVYVY; this is translated from the coding sequence ATGTGGCGACGGAGCGAGAAGAAGCGAGGGACCCGCAAGCCGCACGCCCCCGTCGAACGCGAATCGCTCGTCGTCGTCGGCGGCGGGATGACCGCCTTCCACTTCATCGAATCGCTGATCAGTCGCAGCGCCGCCGAGTACCTCGAGATCACGCTGATCACCGAAGAGGCGTCGCCTCCCTACGACCGCATCCATCTGGAGCGGGTCGTCGCCGGAGGTCTCACCCCGGTCTTTCGTGAAGCCGACTGGTACGCGTCCCGTGACGTGCGACTCGTCCTGAAGGATCGCGTCACGCGAGTCGACCGCGCCGAAGCGCACGTCGAGACGGAATCCGGCGAGCGAATTCCGTACGACCATCTGGTCCTGGCCACGGGAAGCCGTGCCTTCCTTCCGCCGGTCGAGGGGAGCGAACACCCGGACGTCATGACCTACCGCGACGCCGGCGACGCCGAACGGATCGCTCATGAAGCCCGCCGCGCGTCCCACGTCACGATCATCGGCGGCGGCTTGCTCGGGCTCGAGCTCGCCCACGGCGTCCGCGAGAAGGACTGCGAAGTCGACGTCGTCGAGATGGCACCGCGACTCCTGCCCAAGCAGCTCGACGTGGACGGTGCCGCGATCCTGGAAGGGAAGATCCGCAGCCTCGGGATCGGCCTGCGCCTCTTCACGGGAACGAACCGGATCACCGAGACCGACGACGGCCTCGCCGTGGAGCTCGGCTCCGGAGAGACCCTGCAGACCGATCTCGTCGTCTTCGCCGTCGGCACCCGCCCCCGCGACGAGCTCGCCCGCGAGGCGGACCTCGAATGCCATTCGGGGGGCGGCGTCCAGGTCGACGACGAGCTCCGCACGAAGGATCCGAAGATCTTCGCGATCGGCGAGGTCGCGCGACACGAGGGTCGCCTCTTCGGATTCGTCGCGCCGTGTTATGCAATGGCAGGCGCGCTGGCGGAGCGTTTCGGGAGCGGCACCGGGAGCTTCGTAGGCGGAACCGCCAGCGCTCGTCTCAAGGTACCGGGCGTCGAGGTCGCTGCCGTCGGGGAGTCCCTGGCGGACGGTACCCTCGTCCGCGAGCTCGTCTGGAAGTCGAAGGACAGCTACCGCCGACTCGTCCTGCGAAACGGGCGACTCGTCGGCGCGATCGCCGTCGGTCCGTCGAGCGAGTTTCCCGACCTCCAGGAAGCCATCGCGCGCGATGCGAAGGTGACCATGGCGCAGGAGCGACGCTTCCTCGAGCGGGGGAAGCTCTTCCGCGGCGAGAACGCCCGACCGATCGAGACCTGGCACGACGAAGCGATCGTCTGCACCTGCACCGGCGTAGATTGCGGAACGCTCCGCGAAGCCTGGACCGACGGTTGCCACTCCAGCGCGATGCTGATGGAAGCGACCGGGGCCGGCAGCGGCTGCGGATCCTGCCAGCCGATCCTCGCGGAGCTCGCCGGCGAGGTGAGCGTCGGTCGACGCGTCGGCGCCGGAAGCGCACTCGCCTGGATCGCCGGGGCGAGCCTGACCGCGATCGCTCTGGGGACGTGGTTGGGCCCGGTCCCGATGTCTACGTCGGTCCTGGACACGCCCGAGATCGACTTCCTCTGGCGCGACGGATTCTGGAAGCAGGCGAGCGGCTACGCCCTCGTCGCGGTGATGGCGGTCGCGTTCCTGCTCCCGCTCCGCGACCGGATCCCCGTCCTGAAGCGCAGCACCGTTCGCTCCGCGCGCATCCTCCACACGTCGGTCGGACTGGCGACGATCCTGCTCGGTGCGGTCCACACCGGTCTGCGACTCGGCGCCAACCTGAACGCGATGCTGATGAGCGCCGTGCTCGGCCTGCTCGTACTCGGCACGTTCTCGGCCTTCGCGACGAGTCTCGAACACCGGCTTCCTCCGCAGCTCGGCAGCGTTCTGCGGCGCGGCTGGCGGGGCGCACACGTAGCCCTCGTCTGGCCGCTGCCGCTCCTCCTCTGCTTCCACGTCCTCGCGGTCTACGTCTACTGA
- a CDS encoding cytochrome c3 family protein — MGAAVLGGLMWAPEELESMPIDRTVFLPGETTDGHYQIELACESCHTDKFADRTAMQEACEGCHSAELTRVDDSHPRTKFTDPRNADRVEVLDARLCITCHQEHRPEITSSMGLSLPGDYCYRCHENVGEERPTHAELPFDSCANTACHNFHDNRSLYEDYLVEHRAEPDFRPVAEVRWKRAQGVAATVDRAPLALAEHDGRADGAAGARAAAEWAGSAHARGGVQCSDCHADASGGWQQEVDLVVCRDCHTLEAEGFLASRHGMRFAEDLPPMRPMEARQPMQAEAAEATLDCNACHATHVYDRRTAAAESCLGCHADEHSLAWEASPHAALWRAELAGAAPEGSGVSCATCHLPRTRHPADAKRMRVDHNQNDHLRPRDKMVRSSCMECHGLAFSLDSLADPVLVSTNYRGRPPREVESIHFATVLRWQLEGRTPPWDDANKKDER; from the coding sequence GTGGGAGCAGCCGTGCTCGGAGGACTGATGTGGGCGCCGGAGGAGCTCGAGTCGATGCCGATCGACCGGACCGTCTTCCTGCCAGGGGAGACGACGGACGGGCACTACCAGATCGAGCTCGCCTGCGAGTCGTGCCACACGGACAAGTTCGCGGATCGGACGGCGATGCAGGAAGCCTGTGAAGGATGCCACTCGGCCGAGCTCACGAGGGTGGACGACTCGCATCCGCGCACCAAGTTCACCGATCCGCGCAACGCGGACCGGGTCGAGGTCCTCGACGCGAGGCTCTGCATCACCTGCCACCAGGAACACCGACCGGAGATCACGTCCTCGATGGGACTCAGCCTTCCCGGAGACTACTGCTACCGCTGCCACGAGAACGTGGGCGAAGAGCGGCCGACCCACGCGGAGCTGCCCTTCGACAGCTGCGCGAACACCGCCTGCCACAACTTCCACGACAACCGCTCCCTCTACGAGGACTACCTGGTCGAGCATCGCGCCGAGCCGGACTTCCGGCCGGTCGCGGAGGTGCGGTGGAAGCGGGCGCAGGGCGTCGCCGCGACCGTCGACCGCGCTCCGCTCGCGCTCGCGGAGCACGACGGACGAGCCGACGGCGCCGCAGGGGCGCGGGCCGCCGCGGAATGGGCGGGCAGCGCGCATGCCCGCGGCGGCGTGCAGTGCAGCGACTGTCATGCGGACGCGAGCGGCGGGTGGCAACAGGAAGTCGATCTCGTCGTCTGCCGGGACTGCCACACCCTGGAGGCCGAGGGCTTCCTCGCCAGCCGACACGGCATGCGGTTCGCCGAAGACCTTCCGCCGATGCGGCCCATGGAAGCGCGCCAACCGATGCAGGCGGAGGCGGCGGAGGCCACGCTCGACTGCAACGCCTGCCATGCGACCCACGTCTACGATCGACGCACCGCCGCGGCGGAATCCTGCCTCGGCTGTCACGCCGACGAGCACTCGCTCGCCTGGGAGGCCTCGCCCCACGCGGCGCTCTGGCGCGCCGAGCTCGCCGGGGCCGCGCCGGAAGGCAGCGGCGTGTCCTGCGCGACCTGCCACCTGCCCCGGACGCGACATCCCGCCGACGCGAAGCGCATGCGCGTCGATCACAACCAGAACGATCACCTGAGGCCCCGGGACAAGATGGTCCGGTCGTCCTGCATGGAGTGCCATGGCCTCGCCTTCTCCCTCGATTCGCTGGCAGACCCCGTTCTCGTCTCCACCAACTATCGCGGCCGACCGCCGCGAGAAGTCGAGAGCATCCACTTCGCCACCGTCCTGCGGTGGCAGCTCGAAGGTCGGACCCCACCGTGGGACGACGCGAACAAGAAAGACGAACGATGA
- a CDS encoding dimethyl sulfoxide reductase anchor subunit, whose translation MSAEAEWDAATPNLVELLLEEQQTLTAVEVFSSLHDESPEANGRYESLLPSGTPGAGEQLSFRVDLDACTGCKACVTACHNLNGLEPDETWRKVGLVETGAISESVERQQTVTAACHHCAEPGCLEGCPVRAYEKDPTTGIVRHLDDQCIGCRYCQLMCPYDVPTWSDRLGIVRKCDMCHSRLAEGEAPACVQGCPNGAISIAVVPVSPPEEDAALLHVVEGAMPPSSWTQPSTRYVSTRETAIGVDAADAIHVEPNSAHMPLAIMLVLTQAAIGAVWGDALLQSFVSGSAPGAAVVVPTLALAVAMPGLAASVAHLGRPQWAFRAVLGLRTSWMSREIVVLGAFAGVLVALVVGAWVDAAGLGDASVLGRLSSLARLPLAWSTAWVGALGLFCSAQIYAATRRPFWTLGRTTLRFAGSAVWAGVAAVQVGLAAGAVTAAGSPTAAQAALALSLIGITALRGNLESGALLEARTRASIRAFDRSRRLLQGPLRRTASARRVTLAVAGFGGPLLLLFGLVAGSGGAVLAVAVATFALGIFSDVLERRLFFQAEAMPSMPGAG comes from the coding sequence GTGAGCGCCGAGGCGGAATGGGACGCCGCCACCCCGAACCTCGTGGAGCTGCTCCTGGAGGAGCAGCAGACGCTGACGGCGGTGGAGGTGTTCTCGTCGCTGCACGACGAATCGCCCGAGGCGAACGGACGCTACGAGTCGTTGCTCCCGTCCGGGACTCCGGGCGCGGGCGAGCAGCTCTCGTTCCGCGTCGACCTCGACGCGTGCACCGGTTGCAAGGCCTGCGTCACCGCCTGCCACAACCTGAACGGACTGGAGCCCGACGAGACCTGGCGCAAGGTCGGTCTCGTCGAGACCGGGGCGATCTCGGAGTCCGTCGAACGACAGCAGACCGTCACGGCCGCTTGTCATCACTGCGCCGAGCCCGGCTGTCTCGAGGGGTGCCCCGTCCGGGCCTACGAGAAGGATCCGACGACGGGGATCGTCCGCCATCTCGACGATCAGTGCATCGGTTGTCGCTACTGCCAGCTGATGTGTCCCTACGACGTACCGACCTGGTCGGATCGCCTGGGGATCGTCCGCAAGTGCGACATGTGCCACTCGCGGCTGGCCGAGGGCGAGGCGCCGGCCTGCGTCCAGGGCTGCCCGAACGGGGCGATCTCGATCGCGGTCGTCCCGGTCTCGCCGCCGGAAGAAGACGCGGCGCTCCTGCACGTCGTGGAAGGGGCGATGCCGCCCTCGAGCTGGACGCAGCCCTCTACGCGCTACGTCTCGACGCGGGAGACGGCGATCGGAGTCGATGCCGCGGACGCGATTCACGTCGAACCCAACTCGGCGCACATGCCGTTGGCGATCATGCTCGTCCTGACGCAGGCGGCGATCGGCGCGGTCTGGGGGGACGCGCTCCTGCAATCGTTCGTGAGCGGTTCGGCGCCCGGGGCCGCGGTCGTCGTGCCGACCCTCGCGCTGGCGGTCGCCATGCCCGGCCTGGCGGCGAGCGTCGCACATCTCGGTCGTCCCCAGTGGGCCTTCCGCGCGGTCCTCGGTCTCCGGACCTCCTGGATGAGTCGCGAGATCGTGGTGCTCGGCGCGTTCGCCGGCGTCCTCGTCGCCCTCGTGGTCGGGGCGTGGGTCGATGCGGCGGGCCTCGGGGACGCCTCCGTCCTCGGCCGGCTGTCGTCGCTCGCGCGTCTGCCTCTTGCCTGGAGCACCGCGTGGGTCGGGGCGCTCGGTCTCTTCTGTTCAGCGCAGATCTACGCGGCGACTCGACGTCCCTTCTGGACGCTCGGTCGGACCACGTTGCGTTTCGCGGGGTCGGCGGTCTGGGCGGGTGTTGCGGCGGTTCAAGTGGGGTTGGCCGCGGGTGCGGTCACGGCCGCCGGCTCTCCTACGGCCGCCCAGGCCGCTCTCGCCCTGTCGTTGATCGGCATCACGGCGTTGCGAGGGAATCTCGAATCGGGGGCGTTGCTCGAGGCGAGAACCCGCGCCTCGATTCGCGCCTTCGATCGTTCGCGACGACTGCTGCAGGGCCCCCTCCGCCGGACCGCCTCCGCGAGACGGGTCACGCTCGCCGTCGCCGGTTTCGGCGGGCCGCTCCTCCTGCTCTTCGGTCTCGTCGCCGGCTCGGGGGGCGCCGTGCTCGCGGTGGCGGTGGCCACATTCGCGCTCGGGATCTTCTCCGACGTCCTCGAACGGCGCCTCTTCTTCCAGGCGGAGGCGATGCCTTCCATGCCGGGAGCGGGGTAG